In a single window of the uncultured Dysgonomonas sp. genome:
- a CDS encoding sugar O-acetyltransferase, giving the protein MKTEKEKMAAGEPYWAHGEEMIGHRAKIKPILHKLNVTEYYTDKFQEVINELCPNSAKDLHLEPPFFCDYGEFIYAEENVFINTGAVILDGGTVKIGANTLIAPGVHIYTACHPLDIEDRKQWEVCKPIVIGKDCWIGGHSTICPGVTIGDRSVIGAGAVVTKDIPADSLAVGNPARVIKKLNQ; this is encoded by the coding sequence ATGAAAACAGAGAAGGAGAAAATGGCTGCCGGAGAGCCTTATTGGGCTCATGGAGAAGAGATGATCGGGCATCGAGCGAAGATAAAGCCGATACTTCACAAGTTGAATGTGACGGAATATTATACCGATAAATTTCAGGAGGTGATAAACGAACTGTGTCCTAATTCGGCAAAAGACCTCCATCTTGAACCTCCTTTCTTCTGTGACTATGGTGAATTTATATATGCCGAAGAGAATGTTTTCATCAACACCGGCGCCGTCATTCTTGATGGTGGAACAGTGAAGATAGGAGCCAATACGTTAATCGCGCCCGGAGTACATATATACACGGCCTGTCATCCACTCGATATTGAAGATCGCAAACAATGGGAAGTATGTAAACCTATAGTTATAGGAAAAGATTGTTGGATAGGCGGACATTCTACTATTTGTCCCGGTGTAACAATCGGTGATCGTTCGGTGATAGGAGCAGGAGCTGTAGTGACTAAAGATATTCCCGCCGACAGTTTGGCTGTAGGCAACCCTGCCAGAGTTATAAAAAAGCTGAATCAATAA
- a CDS encoding arabinan endo-1,5-alpha-L-arabinosidase produces the protein MKHYKWFSLLVICSLLLGACSDDDKDFGEQGVIIETPVVSEITYSSAQLQATLSSAKGVILSKRGFCYSTKANPNIYDATVVATGNESFTATLTGLQGNTTYYVRAFVSIYNGGVAYSSEIEVLTGEGSLEEQLAQYKAPAYADNYASIAAWDSRSQWNLANVHDPSVVLAKDGYYYMYQTDASYGNAHAGHGHFHARRSKDLVYWEYLGGTMKELPQWVIPELNEIRKEMGLGETTSTSESEFGYWAPSVHKVNDDLYRMYYSIICPGLLNGEGTWGERAFIGMMENTDPANNDGWVDKGYVVTNASDKGLNFNVRADDWANCYYKWNAIDPSYIVTPEGAHWLIYGSWHSGIVAMELNAADGMPKQSLGVPWAGTSAPAEYGQLIFTRQAGNRWQASEGPEVVYNPETGYYYLFVAYDALGVPYNTRVARSKSITGPYLGIDGTNVTTGGDMLPVVTHPYKFANSNGWVGIAHCAIFNDGSGNWFYSSQGRLPESVDNYIMMGHVRSIRWTKDGWPLVMPERYGAVPQVAITEEELVGNWEHIDLSYSYGKQKESSVMTLTAEHTVSEGTWKDASWSYDADKQVLTVNGVELYLQREVDWEANPRTHTIVYAAYGGNFKTYWGKKTK, from the coding sequence ATGAAACACTATAAATGGTTTAGCTTATTAGTTATCTGCTCGCTCCTTCTTGGGGCGTGCAGCGACGATGATAAGGATTTTGGAGAACAAGGCGTAATTATAGAAACACCTGTTGTTTCGGAAATAACCTATTCGTCGGCACAGTTGCAGGCTACATTGTCTTCTGCAAAAGGGGTAATATTATCTAAGCGTGGTTTTTGCTATAGTACTAAAGCCAATCCGAATATTTATGATGCAACGGTTGTTGCTACGGGCAATGAATCTTTTACCGCTACACTTACAGGTTTACAAGGAAATACTACCTATTATGTACGCGCCTTTGTAAGTATTTATAACGGGGGAGTAGCTTATTCGTCCGAAATAGAGGTGTTGACTGGCGAAGGCTCTTTAGAAGAACAATTGGCTCAATATAAGGCACCTGCCTATGCAGATAATTATGCAAGTATCGCCGCCTGGGACAGCCGTAGCCAGTGGAATCTGGCCAATGTACATGATCCTTCGGTGGTGTTGGCCAAAGACGGTTATTATTATATGTACCAGACAGACGCTTCATACGGAAATGCGCATGCCGGACATGGACATTTTCATGCCCGCCGTTCCAAAGACCTTGTGTATTGGGAATATCTCGGCGGAACGATGAAAGAACTACCGCAGTGGGTTATTCCTGAATTGAATGAAATCCGTAAAGAGATGGGGTTGGGAGAAACTACCAGTACCAGCGAGAGTGAGTTCGGATATTGGGCGCCTAGTGTACATAAGGTGAATGACGATTTGTATCGCATGTATTACTCGATTATTTGCCCGGGGCTGCTTAACGGCGAAGGTACTTGGGGCGAACGCGCCTTTATCGGTATGATGGAAAACACCGATCCGGCGAATAATGATGGCTGGGTAGACAAAGGATATGTAGTTACCAATGCTTCGGATAAAGGACTTAACTTTAATGTGCGGGCAGACGACTGGGCTAACTGTTACTACAAATGGAACGCTATCGACCCTTCATATATAGTTACTCCTGAGGGAGCACACTGGCTTATCTACGGTTCGTGGCACAGTGGTATTGTAGCTATGGAACTGAATGCGGCAGATGGCATGCCAAAACAAAGTTTGGGCGTTCCGTGGGCAGGTACCAGTGCCCCTGCCGAATACGGACAATTGATATTTACACGTCAGGCCGGAAATCGCTGGCAGGCGAGTGAAGGCCCGGAAGTGGTTTACAATCCCGAAACAGGTTATTATTATCTGTTTGTAGCCTATGATGCATTAGGCGTTCCTTATAATACCCGCGTAGCGCGTTCGAAGAGTATTACAGGACCATATCTAGGCATTGATGGTACGAATGTAACTACGGGCGGAGACATGCTTCCTGTGGTTACTCATCCGTATAAGTTTGCTAACAGCAACGGTTGGGTTGGTATTGCACACTGTGCTATATTTAACGATGGAAGTGGCAACTGGTTCTACTCCTCACAGGGACGTTTACCTGAAAGTGTAGATAATTATATTATGATGGGACATGTCCGCAGTATTCGCTGGACAAAAGACGGGTGGCCTTTAGTTATGCCGGAACGTTATGGGGCTGTACCGCAAGTCGCTATTACTGAAGAAGAATTGGTCGGTAACTGGGAACATATCGATTTGTCATATAGTTACGGAAAACAAAAGGAATCGTCTGTAATGACCTTGACGGCAGAACATACCGTTTCGGAAGGTACATGGAAAGATGCTTCATGGAGCTACGATGCCGATAAACAGGTACTGACAGTGAATGGTGTAGAATTATATCTGCAACGTGAAGTGGATTGGGAAGCCAATCCCAGAACGCATACTATAGTTTATGCTGCTTATGGAGGTAATTTTAAAACTTACTGGGGTAAAAAGACCAAGTAA
- a CDS encoding RagB/SusD family nutrient uptake outer membrane protein, with protein MKKIAIYITTVLLLLSNHSCSDYLSKEVDLSLSDEQVFSSFENTRGFLANIYTYLPDAFAGYNNGQFLAASRDCMTDNSLSFWDVHYYHSVLTDSYSAADHPFAKDFWPKNFKGIRAANQFMKNARSSVIGNSEKTGDDNHLYDRNIAEARLLRAIFHFDIACWFGDVPVIGNDENGIPIVFDPSDTEAMNRPRTSSADALKWIADECDAVKNQLPYRYSNEDENWGRVNGAAAYALKSRALLYRASALHNPDNKTEYWQEAATAALDLITENAKHSNRYKLYTTSDNNPNKNYYECFVTTPYYNDEYMLTRSVWNTYQIELFLAPCGFSGTASSTGRTNPTQNLVDSYETINGLPIDQDPTYNDQNPYANRDPRLEQTILHNGSIWGDPLQEEQRAVDVSYPDGKDYQQLHGGTLTGYYTKKFLNNMSFKSPSTYNHACPIFRYAEILLNAAEAINEASGPDQAYQYVNQVRARVGMPPYKGMTKEQLRERIRNERRVEFCFEDHRFFDERRWKLFANQTISSEKSLPRYKQVYNIYGVTVTPELSTVYTYGGAQKHPTRAFNSPKNYYFPLPDAEVKKAPNLRQNPGWELSVASE; from the coding sequence ATGAAAAAGATTGCAATATATATAACCACAGTACTGTTGCTATTAAGTAATCATTCATGTAGTGATTATCTGAGCAAAGAAGTGGATTTGTCCTTATCGGACGAACAGGTATTCAGTAGCTTTGAGAATACGCGGGGTTTCCTGGCAAATATTTATACTTATTTGCCCGATGCCTTTGCCGGATATAATAATGGACAATTTCTGGCTGCGTCACGTGACTGCATGACGGATAATTCGTTGTCTTTCTGGGATGTACATTATTATCATAGTGTGCTTACCGACAGTTACTCGGCGGCAGATCACCCGTTTGCCAAGGATTTCTGGCCGAAGAATTTTAAAGGTATCCGCGCGGCAAACCAGTTTATGAAGAATGCCCGCTCGTCAGTGATTGGCAATTCGGAAAAAACAGGAGACGATAATCATCTGTACGATCGTAATATCGCTGAGGCCCGCCTGCTTCGTGCTATCTTCCATTTCGACATCGCCTGCTGGTTTGGCGATGTGCCGGTTATCGGTAATGATGAGAATGGAATACCTATCGTATTTGACCCAAGTGACACAGAGGCCATGAACCGTCCGCGCACAAGTAGTGCTGATGCTTTGAAATGGATTGCCGATGAGTGTGATGCTGTGAAAAATCAGTTGCCATACCGTTATAGCAACGAAGATGAAAACTGGGGGCGTGTAAATGGAGCTGCCGCTTATGCTTTAAAATCAAGAGCTTTATTGTACAGGGCTTCTGCACTCCACAATCCCGATAACAAGACTGAATACTGGCAGGAAGCTGCGACAGCGGCATTGGATTTAATTACAGAAAATGCAAAACATAGCAATCGTTACAAATTGTATACTACAAGTGATAATAATCCCAATAAGAATTATTATGAGTGCTTTGTAACTACTCCATACTATAATGACGAGTATATGCTGACTCGTTCGGTATGGAATACCTATCAGATAGAGTTGTTTCTTGCTCCTTGCGGTTTCAGCGGTACAGCAAGTTCTACAGGGCGCACCAATCCGACCCAGAATCTGGTAGATAGCTATGAAACCATCAATGGCCTGCCAATCGACCAGGACCCTACTTATAATGACCAGAATCCGTATGCGAACCGTGACCCGCGTCTGGAGCAGACCATTCTGCACAACGGGTCCATCTGGGGCGATCCTTTGCAGGAAGAGCAACGCGCTGTAGATGTATCATACCCTGACGGAAAAGACTATCAGCAGTTGCATGGGGGCACACTGACCGGATATTATACAAAGAAGTTCCTGAACAATATGTCGTTCAAAAGCCCTTCTACATACAACCATGCCTGTCCTATCTTCCGTTATGCTGAAATTTTGTTGAATGCAGCCGAAGCGATTAATGAGGCTTCTGGTCCCGATCAGGCTTACCAGTATGTAAATCAGGTGCGTGCCCGTGTAGGTATGCCGCCTTATAAGGGCATGACAAAGGAACAGCTTCGCGAACGTATCCGTAATGAACGCCGTGTAGAATTTTGTTTCGAAGATCACCGTTTCTTTGACGAACGTCGCTGGAAGTTGTTTGCAAATCAGACTATCAGTAGCGAAAAAAGTTTACCTCGTTACAAGCAGGTGTATAATATTTATGGTGTAACAGTTACTCCTGAACTTTCAACCGTTTACACATACGGAGGAGCTCAGAAACATCCTACCCGCGCATTCAACAGCCCCAAAAATTATTACTTCCCGTTGCCTGATGCAGAAGTGAAGAAGGCTCCGAATCTTAGACAAAATCCGGGTTGGGAACTATCTGTGGCATCTGAATAG